The genome window ccctatagtggcgtttttaagccctatagtgacgtttttgggccctatagcggcgttttcctgcaaaattttttttgtaagtccccataacaggttcaaggggccctatagtggcgttttttaagccctatagtgacgttttcaggccctatagcggcgttttcggaaaaagtggtatttccctaattatttccgaaacagtgctctgttgctaaatatttcaaaaattaatgctaatgggccatttttgccagAGAAAGAGAGCCACTGTACAATATTTCCATTACGACCCTGTCCTTGAATGTGGGCTTGATGTTTGTGGTTGTGGAACGTGAAGTAttttgggagagaaagagagccgTTGCACAATGTAAGAAAAAAGCAGTAGAGTAGAAAATTAATATTCCAAGGTAAGTGACATATAAGcaaattgaattataattttgtttctgATAATTTGACACTTAAAGGTAGGGATTTAAACCCTAGCGGTTTAATGAAACGCTAAGAAGTGCTTACTTgttgaattataattttattttctctattatcatattaaaagaagagaaaaaaaaatgtttctctAATCTAACTATCTTCTATAAAAAAGGCtaatctttttaaattttttttattataaaaaagggCTAATCATGCGTactaaactaataaaatttgGTTCTTTAAGACCtttgtacaattttattttcactataATCATATTTATGAATCCCCTACTCTTTTTAAGGAGACTTCCAAGCATTTAAATCTATCCTTTCATTATtgtgaaaaccaataaaaagttgATCACATCAAAAGTTTgccaaaatgttataaaatagtttataacggtaacattactcttatttaatgaataatgctaaatatacaaatttttttacaaaaaaatttactaactGCTGATGTAGTGAatgattattagtaaatgaaaatgTAATGTTAATTGTGGGCCGAGATAAAAACTAATacaataagaattaaaaagttGACCAtatcaattatttataaaaatattataaaataatttatggttaTAGGATAATTCTGAATGAATTATCAACAAAacttaatttgaattcaaattaacaaaattaatttggcTCGATAACCAAGATTGAAAACTTTGCCAGTAAGATAAAGATTCTGCTTAGTTCTTACTTAAGAGCTAAGAATCCAAATTCGACTGGCTTATTGTATTATTGACACTTTTTCTATTAAAGCTGTTTTCCTCAATTCCCACCTTTCCAAGTGTCGAAAAGCCCAAACAAGTAGAGTGATGTAGCATCTCCCTCCTTGTCggtttcaatttcaaaaaccGTTCAAAACGTATATCACTGTCAAATACAGGAAAGACAGAGAGACAGATAGAAAGAGAAACGTACATAGTATAACTCCCATCTATCTACCATTCTTTGCAAAACAACCAGTCAGCTATGCCTTCAAggtgaagaacaaagaaaacaaaacgaACAAAATCTAGTAAGAAAATGGAAGACACCACAAACAAACCCACCTACCATTCTCCACCTAATTCTCAACTCCAAGGTACTGTTTTCATTaagttttcttttccttgattGGTGCCTTTCACACTCTCATAGTTTGACTTACTTCTTCTAAATCCgctttttattgtttcttttgtttttaacaaaCTGATATACAGGTATCCAAGGGAATGAGAAAGAAGTTGATGTTGGTGATCAGTATGTTTTAGTTGGAGAAGAGGAAATAAAAGAAGGGTTTTATTCTATATCTGCTGCATCATTGATTTCTGCAGGGGATAGTCAAATGGAGGAAGCTTCAAATGGCAAAATAGAAGACACCCAGAAAGTGGAATCTCAGGAAGAGAATGTGGAGGTGGAAAGTTTGGTTGAAATTGCAAATGGGAAATTTGAGGAGACTCAGAAAGTGGAACCACAGGCCGAGTATATCGAGGTGGCGATTGAGGATGTTGGGGAGGTCAAAGCCGTGGATGAATCCGTGAAAGAAATTCTTATTGATGAGAATTCCGAGTCTGTGGATCAATCATATGATGGTGGTGATTCAGGTTTGAGAACCAGCAATTTTGACAAAGAGGAGAAGAGTTCTGAGGTGGTTGATTCAGGAAAGTatgaggaagagaagaaagaggtTTCTCACTCAGTTGCTGACTATGTTAAGCCTATTGTGTCTTTATCTATGGATTTCAGTCAAGGTGTAGAAGAACCGGTTGAGAATTTGACTGGATTGGAATCGAAGGAAAACGAGGAGAAAGTTCCACTATCTTTAGAGAAGAGTAATGGGATTTCTCCGGTCAAGGCAAACGAGGAGGTGAAGGGGATTGAGGAAACAAAACTGCCATCTCCAGATGAGAATGATGGTTCTTATGAGGTTGCAAAAGAAACAACATTGCCGGCGTTGGGAGAGGATGGTAAAGTTCCCGAGGTGGTGCAAAAGGAAATTGAGGAAACAGAATTGCTGGCATCAGATGTGAGTGTTGCAGAGGCATCAACTGGTGTTTATGAGTCATCAAAGGAAGAAGCTAACGATTCATTGCAGCCATTGGCTAATGCTCCAGCTGTTGACACAAGTAATGTCGGTGAAGAGTGCAACAAGACTGAGATTCCTGAAAGCACAGGAAATCCGGTTAGTAACTTCAAGGCTATATCTAATGGCTTCTGAATTTctcttttggtttttgttaaaCCTTTCAATTTTTCTGATCAAATGGCTGCTTGCTTGCTTCAAATTTCATTACAGCATATTATATCAGTGTCTCAACGCCCCCTGCAACCAACTTCTTGGAAGAGTTGCTGTGGAATTTTTGAAGTTCTACGCCGCTCTGATAGATAACTCAAGGTGAATCAAATTCTTTTGCGAAATTTATTCTCTGGGCATCAATAATATCCTGATAATCATGTTGAGTTTTAGTTGAGTCATGTGCTTGTTTATTCATTTTCAGATTGTTTCTATCTACTACTGCATTGAATTGTGAAATGAGTATCATTTTCTAGTTATCATGTTCCTGCTTGATAACCATGCTAACATATTCGAACCGAACCTGTTCTCCCTGCTCTTTATAAAGTAAATGAGAAGAATCTAAAGACAGGAACCAGCggttttatttaccaataaatCTAGAAGCACTGAAAAATTTCACAATGGTCTATGTGGCAAATTGTTATTAATGGATAGAAAAGTGATGTTGGTGTGACCCATAAAAACCAGTAAATACTTGTCATCTCaactattttgaaaattgttgtgtaGCATTACACCTTATTTTTAGTTAACTcaagaaataaattatttgggaAGAAAGTGAggattaatttcaaattctcgGGTTTCCAATTCTTTCTCGAAGAATTATGCAAAGTAGCATGGAATAGTAAGTAACATTACTCCATTATTTCTCACGAATTTTACAAACTCATTAATCGGATCCTAGGCAAATTTCTGTCAATGCAAAATGGTCCAATTGAAGCTTTGACTAAAGAAGGAAtgaattctttaaaatatttcttcAACTGCATCTTACATTTTGACACTCCCTAATTACCAGTATGACTTTTACACATCCTTACTAATTTTTCGTTGTCTGAGAGTCATTCATTTGACATTCCTAAGGAGACCATCGCTTTTATCAAGCATACCGTCATGTTTAATCAACTTATTCACCCAATTAGAGGGTTACAAACAAAGTATGCTTTACCAGGTAGAATCCCCGCATAATATTTCATTGCTATATTTGTTAGTTATCCAGTTGGAAATGCTATTAAGTTAATCGACCAAATGTTTATTCTGTGGATGCAAACCAGTTTATAGGGAAGAATAAtgaatgggcttaagaagaaaCTATGGAAGAAGGAAATGTAATAGATAATTAGAATAACCTGGGGTTTTCTAATactaaaatcaaattataaagaATTGGGAAGAGTGAAGAAAGTGTTTCTCAATATCTAGGCTGTAGTTCTATTTTAATAAATGCTTAAAACATAACTGATCTACTTATCAGAGAAAAAAACATTACTGATCTATGTAAAATTTATGGTGCAGAAAAGAGAATGTCGTGGGATCGAGCAGTTATATTGTGAAGTTTGCAGACGAGTGTAAAGTATCGTGGAAGCGTTAATAAGTTGTGGTACAAGATATTCGTGCATGAAATGTATTGAGACTAGTTAAATAGAGagttttatattcaaatttgtTATGCAGCTCAGATTTGTAGTGTGAGTGGAGCGCATTCTTTATCAGTCAGTCCTGCGTTtatatgttgttttttttttcccttatgaAATGGTGGTGTTTTATGATGATTGATTGATTGTTGTCAAGAATTTGTTGTGATAGTACCCATACATTACAGTACATGATTTATTCATTTGTATTTTCAGTTTATTTCTCAGTCCATTTTTATGCAATTCTTCTTGATTGATGACACAGATGTTTCAAGACTTACATTACCTTTCTGTTACTGAGAAATGACAAAATCATTTGGCATTGACCGCTCAATTTTATTTGCAAGCACATTAACCTTATCAATGTTGAACATTGCGTAAACCTTGTTATGTCCTTGCTTAAATGAGAATTGTCCTGGATCCTTTGGGTATATGTATCTATCTACTTGATTGTAATACCTTCCAAATTGAATAACTTTCCTATCAATTGCGGTTAGTGAATGAGGATGTTTGTTGCAGGCTGTTTTTTTCAGTATGCCTCCGAAAGTCTCAAATTTCTGTTAGCATTTGATCAAAAATCTACTTTGAAGGAAAACTAGGATATTATTACAATTCAATTTTAATGTTCTATGggatttttttccaaaataacaCCATTTTGctaacaatttcattagttagcaacgtttccaaactatttagcaaactagcatctcgagtctcttagactcaaATTTACTATATTAACTCGAGAATTAAGACTCGAGTTTCTGTGTTGGCAGGGCTGAGATGGAAAATTTTTCACGTGGAATTTGAGTCTTAACCTAAAGAACGAATCAATCCAGAGaaacgaaaacaaaaacaacaaagaagCAAAAGCAACCCAGAGAagacaaatacaaaaacaacgAAGAGGCAAAAATAACAAAGCAAACCCAAAGAAGCAACAGCAGTAGGAAAGGATCGGATCGATTTGTGGGTTTGTTTCTAAGGTGGGagttcttattcttcttctcttcttcttcttcttcttcttcttcctctgctGCTGTAGGTGTTTGTAGGTTTGTTCTTGGAGTTCTTTTTGATTTGGGTCTGGTGGGTGTTTGTGAGCTTGTTTCgtgttcttattcttcttcttcttcttcttttgccaTGGGTCTTTGTGGGTTTGTTCTTgggatttgttttttatttgggtcTGGTTGGTTTGGAGAATGAAGAAcgaaggaagaaaggaagaacagTTCAGCCAAAGAACAAGAAAGGaactcgagtgtctaaaactcgagttccacgtggatTTTAAGTCCACATCAGCTCTGCCAAtacatagaactcgagtttcttagGCTCACGTTGCTATAATAAACTCAAGTCTATTAAGCTCAAGATACTAGTTTGctaatatgttttgaaaacctgctaactaacgaaattgtcAGCAAAATTGtgttattttgcaaaaatatcTTGTTCTATGGCAAACACTTTATTAGTTTCCTATTCAATCACACCTCTGATGCACCACCGAGGTAAATGCATTTTCTAAGCGACTCATTGTGAGGGAAATAAGTAAAAATGTATCAGAAGatcacaaaaattttataactcaattgacagtttctaatattttcaataaaagcTTCCAGGATTCAAAATACCAGAGCGTGTGGTACCTTGTGCACACCAAGTTACAATAGTGAAGATTGTTTGCCGATAATAAAACGATGCCTTCTAATAAGTTCTATGCTAGTGTAGCCCCGTGTAGGCTGCTGCTACAACCCTATGCAATAAAATAATCTCACTCGAAAGGAAAAGGCCAAGCATCCAAGTAATAGAAAAGGTATATATTAAAGCTGCAGCAAATGCTATGACCTTTACAAATGAGTCAAAGGAGGTAACTCCAAGCTATTCACCATTACAAGTGACCTCTGTATCTAACCACCATTCATCAATTGTACTAGAGGTCTCCCTCCAGAATACAACTTCGGAAACTAAGGAACATGGTCGTTAGGTAATAGACAGATATTGTAGTATGGTGGGCTACTTATAACACTGTATCTAGAAACCTCTAGAAAAAGGTCAACCAAGCTTTCCTGTCCTAATCGCCAAAATTTCCTGTCACATGTTACTTGGGGACCTTTGTCTACGTAAAGGAGAAACAAAAAACGGCCGAAGCTCCTTTTTGCCCAATCAGAACTCAGAAGTCCATCTCCTCCATAAGGCCCTGGTTTGTGAAGAATTGGCATTCAAGGTGAGGGTTGAGACTAGATGTTGAAATGGCTGATGTCAGTTACACAAATcagaaagtgaaaaagaaaaagaaaccagtAGCTAACAGAGATATATAGGACGAGCAAATGGATCATGCCAGACTGCCACAGTACAACCACGCAAACTGACAACCAGAAAATTAAtgcaaatcatgcaaagagctCAGCTAAATGAGGCACTTCTTGTGAGGTCCCcatcaatacatttttttttttgcttccaCATGGAAAAGGGTACTTTTCAGCGCCCAGCTGCTGTGCACGATGAATACATTGGTGTGTAATGAAATGCGCACTTCTGTTAGTTGTTTAAAGCAGGACCCTTGTTTGCATTATAGGAAAGATGAgtcattaataataaaagaagagtgAATGTTACAGCCTTTATCTAGAATTTAAAACATCCCAGGGACTTCTCAATATCCTAAAAAAACCCCAGTACAAACCATCCAAGAGTTTATCAAAATGGATACTTCCTGGGGCAATAAGACAAACAATTTGAATCAAGGTTAGACATTTCACTTATGGGACAGCCACCTCTGGTACGTTTAAAGCTTTGCTTTCTGAGAGATGATATTAAACCAGAAAATTGACAATATGCAAAATGATGTGCCATTGATATTTCCCACCTTAGAAGAAGAGTTTTCCATCTAGCTATTGAAATGTGTGTCCTGAAGGTTTTGTGGAATTTGAAATTCACCAAAATTATGGAGAATTGGTTGAGTGGGGAATAGCAGGAGGACAATGAAAACTAGTTGTAATAATGAAATTTGAACACTGGTAGAATAGAGGAATGGTGAAATACAGCAAGTCCTGAAAACAGGGGCAGAATCATTATATTAATGGGTTTCAGATTTATAACAGCATTACAAGACTAACTTCTTGATTAGCAAATTACATAGTTTGTAAAACCCAATCAAATGGAGTGTAGCAAATTATATAGTTTGTAAAAGCCaatcaaatacataaataacATTGGATAATCATGCATTTTCGCGTCAAATGGAGAATAGCGAATTGCGTAGTTTGTAAAAGGCaatcaaatacataaataacATTGGATAATCATGCATTTTGGCATTGTGAAAATGGCACCATCACCACTCAATTAATAatcttaaaaatacaaacactACAAAcaggggggggaggggggtatGTTGCACAGTTTCAGCATGTGTTAGTCAACAACTTGTAAGGCTTGCTATCCCCATTGGAGTATATATGAGACAACTATGGTAAAATACAGCAACGACAACCATGTATAGTAACTGCTTTAGTCCATATCATTGTAGTACCCTTTGAAAATATATCAAATCATTTTGTTTTCCCAACAGAAcagtaacaacaacaaaacactCCAAATAAAAATCAGAGCTAACAACAGATTCATAGGCTCAAAAACAAAGTGCACCTAACAAAATTGGAACATACTCTTAAACCATAAACCCTAACCTCTAAGTTCCATTCCGTTCGCCTTCCCATCTGCTCTCTCTCCATCTATCTCCACAATGCAATCACCTCCGCCTGGCGTAAATCAAATACGCAGCTGCAGTAGCAAAAGCAATAACACCAGTAGACCCTGCCACCACCGGCCAATCCAACTTCAACCCGCTTTTCTTCTCTCCTTCAACAACAAACTCCCTTACCCCATTCACACTCCCATTAATGGCCTCGGCCGCCTTCTCCTTCAGCCCGCTGATCAACCTCTCAGCCTCCTCCACTTCCTTCTTCAATCCCAACATCATGGATTCCGTCACTTTCACCTTCTCATCAGACTCCTTCAACGACTCCTCCAAACCCAATTTCTCCCTCATCCATTTCTCCAATTCAGCCCCCTTTTTCGCAACCACAGACTCCAGTTCCTGAACTTTCTTCCTAAACCCATCaatctccctctctttctcatcaATCTTCTCCCTCATCTCCTCCTCAATCCTAACTTTCTTACTCTTATCCTCAATTTCCTTCATTTCCAAAACCCCTACTTTCCTCTCCAATTCCCTCACTCTCTTCTCACTCTCCAACTTCTCCTTCTTCAAACTCTCCACCTCTCTCTCCAACCTCTcaactctctctcccttctctcCCAAAGCCCTCTTCAAT of Quercus lobata isolate SW786 chromosome 8, ValleyOak3.0 Primary Assembly, whole genome shotgun sequence contains these proteins:
- the LOC115957485 gene encoding peroxisomal and mitochondrial division factor 2 isoform X1, with the protein product MKKAMADKEIIINGAESDQTGESFYDLDQRGGGAGGSDYDARVSELNRKIESLEREKVQLVNENSEGKERIKKLSLEIGELRNDNASKKEKLGEMEKEIERSGEELKSLESVARRAVELETEVSRMQHDLISTMSESEEATKEASELKRALGEKGERVERLEREVESLKKEKLESEKRVRELERKVGVLEMKEIEDKSKKVRIEEEMREKIDEKEREIDGFRKKVQELESVVAKKGAELEKWMREKLGLEESLKESDEKVKVTESMMLGLKKEVEEAERLISGLKEKAAEAINGSVNGVREFVVEGEKKSGLKLDWPVVAGSTGVIAFATAAAYLIYARRR
- the LOC115957890 gene encoding uncharacterized protein LOC115957890, with amino-acid sequence MEDTTNKPTYHSPPNSQLQGIQGNEKEVDVGDQYVLVGEEEIKEGFYSISAASLISAGDSQMEEASNGKIEDTQKVESQEENVEVESLVEIANGKFEETQKVEPQAEYIEVAIEDVGEVKAVDESVKEILIDENSESVDQSYDGGDSGLRTSNFDKEEKSSEVVDSGKYEEEKKEVSHSVADYVKPIVSLSMDFSQGVEEPVENLTGLESKENEEKVPLSLEKSNGISPVKANEEVKGIEETKLPSPDENDGSYEVAKETTLPALGEDGKVPEVVQKEIEETELLASDVSVAEASTGVYESSKEEANDSLQPLANAPAVDTSNVGEECNKTEIPESTGNPHIISVSQRPLQPTSWKSCCGIFEVLRRSDR
- the LOC115957485 gene encoding peroxisomal and mitochondrial division factor 2 isoform X2, whose product is MADKEIIINGAESDQTGESFYDLDQRGGGAGGSDYDARVSELNRKIESLEREKVQLVNENSEGKERIKKLSLEIGELRNDNASKKEKLGEMEKEIERSGEELKSLESVARRAVELETEVSRMQHDLISTMSESEEATKEASELKRALGEKGERVERLEREVESLKKEKLESEKRVRELERKVGVLEMKEIEDKSKKVRIEEEMREKIDEKEREIDGFRKKVQELESVVAKKGAELEKWMREKLGLEESLKESDEKVKVTESMMLGLKKEVEEAERLISGLKEKAAEAINGSVNGVREFVVEGEKKSGLKLDWPVVAGSTGVIAFATAAAYLIYARRR